From a single Drosophila sulfurigaster albostrigata strain 15112-1811.04 chromosome 3, ASM2355843v2, whole genome shotgun sequence genomic region:
- the LOC133842393 gene encoding microtubule-associated serine/threonine-protein kinase 3: MSRQETFASASPSSTALSTKTATSMAATTTTASAAAAATTSTICSNKISTSTPQKCDDSTLEQQQQEFINRSIASEIDASDASAICDLTINSSSSSGVSPVAKRQMNSANLSRIRPQSSYSARVLIFDDSEQEAAAAIAAAASSLTTGHAANASTCSSLAAVGDVSSGVELLPASPAKLGIMDNSNNGSSLMRNLNLTKSSSGGLSGSSSSLHSRGYTALLRKISYQQHTNSMRAVSSEASNLLRMRHSSLGKSAPCLTGNYFRHELCAPQVPTMPVAVPAVPSPGLNISRSGSGIALSKHHHLHGVVMRGSGSGSGASGSSGVAHHRLSLVTNAAAVAAGSRAHSPYSASPVDSPRLNSPMQFAFAPIKRIASCRGVVDGRRWSVASLPSSGYGTTPGSSNLSSQCSSQEALNHLPHNIPPGQEDAAAVAAGACCAEHLKQHCPKHCALLLATHKPQQQQQHAPKLAQLQPQPLKPPIACINCCAELSATCGGHGHGQGHSSGSGSGSGSGSGNNSANASMTSVPGNSGGRMSPYFRPRSRSLSSPSRSPVVDNEIAVMNTLYKERFPKATQQMEERLKHFINENKSAACNSFRDSQPIVRFVHHQVLEMARDCLHKSEAKLITAQYFYELSENLERLLLETKEKSPEAAAELSGVIKKLLLIISRPARLLECLEFDPQEFYELLEAAEGHAKAMPVIKADIPQYIIHKLGLNRDPIAELQQELRETQQMCAEQVTGDKLLETQPGALLLNSPLTCAAKQLSSLTLDSITLDASNSGGSGSCTPQPMLPQQPPQTPVACDGHSTPSFALAISQLNASAEATAVQQQQQQQQQQQQQQQQQQQQQQPLPHENDFDIAKLISNGAYGAVYLVKHKTTRQRFAMKKINKNNLILRNQVEQVFAERDILSFADNPFVVSMYCSFETKKHLCLVMEYVEGGDCGTLLKNIGPLPADMARFYFAETVLAVEYLHSYGIVHRDLKPDNLLITALGHIKLTDFGLSKMGLMSLATNLYEGYIDSETRQFSDKQVYGTPEYIAPEVILRQGYGKPVDWWSMGIILYEFLIGCVPFFGETAEELFAHTVNDDIEWPDSEDWPVQSEAKDIITQLLQQNPRDRLGTQTGALEVKEHVYFQGMDWNSLLRQKAEFVPQLSHEDDTSYFDTRMDRYNHDLGGEDTDDTDDTPVIGSFNSYTPQYRKQHYSWSRHATPTSTDGFKATPTLTTLPSRAQETVSASTMLATSSTGALPKLKSTAVGQDSGVVNKFLNTPQLRKLDLSSSCLKVPSTPDSEFLPELLHNVTIGNDAELRMLKHYLQQPTTPAAVRLQQRHSMPPNTTTIISTPATPPPPTQSSTATPQPQTSVSSFSRSTPESSQTDSDDFSPQINRKRKGVCARDILPRFSISIEDETISAGSSSTENMNIREQSPLALQHQPKSMDGSCSSGPSSYGVKHHRSRSIVKSASALGLSLMSSLDNTQLAAQLCGIQSPGSAGGGGNGSSTASSRDTSPCRELSPLVTNLKPPIIIRRGPRGFGFTVHTIRVYYGDTDFYTMHHLVMAVDEGSPAFEAGLRPADLITHVNGEAVQGLFHTQVLQLLLSGGEHVTLRATPLEHTSIQSGGRKRDLMQSKLAKKGLNRQKKQTKREHDKKRKTSLFRRISSKRANAEMQQYSAGTSSPTTPSARNLSPLDSSYHSSSCCQSAANSSSQSTSPSSSSPNTPTGSNGNGNGNGNGNNAIIAAPVAALSVQLPLPPSSPVVLLPHVGAVVGNSATSVGNVPVSPTGVVPQLYQRPSTLHGLKHKLHAAATGSGGTGGSGAAGGGLKTLHTSSSNALPNRRKSVGHIPLSPLARTPSPSPLPSSPTRSPSPLAFPLVGHQPGASNTTQSYSPGSTLPTLQTAVSASSKKAGFARTKSAEPSSPLLRRALSPDRLHPRSAETKISPLCCSPPIKQQTQHQHQRVVAGTWRPAAGAAATGAGTVQQQQLQQLSSNSEESQRQATTQAVTAVASTVGGTPVVADNQTTNNVGAIPSSCELLPRIAEEKDSPTSTQDSSSVSEGFMPAIEEYAEGESSSSPTQTLEKPSSKEQQLDKAKKAEMAKSDASKKSSITTTRPASTSAVPLAVGQRKEPTAITTASATAAATTTTTASATATSATLTAKQKK; the protein is encoded by the exons ATGAGTCGCCAGGAGACTTTCGCGTCGGCGTCGCCGTCGTCAACGGCACTGTCTACAAAAACTGCAACatcaatggcagcaacaacaacaaccgcatcagcagcagcagcagcaacaacaagcacaatatgcagcaacaaaatctCGACATCAACCCCACAGAAATGCGACGACTCAACattggagcagcagcagcaggagttCATCAATCGCAGCATTGCCAGCGAAATTGATGCCAGCGATGCCAGCGCCATTTGCGATCTaaccatcaacagcagcagcagcagtggcgtCAGTCCGGTGGCCAAGCGGCAAATGAACTCGGCGAATCTATCGCGCATTCGTCCACAGTCCAGTTACTCGGCGCGTGTGCTCATCTTTGATGATTCGGAGCAAGAGGCAGCTGCAGCCATTGCGGCTGCTGCCTCCTCACTGACAACTGGCCATGCAGCAAATGCATCAACTTGTTCCTCGTTGGCAGCGGTCGGTGATGTCAGCAGTGGCGTTGAGCTGCTGCCCGCATCGCCAGCCAAATTGGGCATAATGGATAATAGCAATAATGGTTCGTCGCTAATGCGCAATCTCAATCTCACGAAAAGCTCTTCTGGTGGCTTATCCGGCAGCTCCAGTTCGTTGCATTCGCGTGGTTACACGGCTCTATTGCGCAAGATCTCCTATCAGCAGCACACGAATTCGATGCGTGCAGTGAGCAGCG AAGCATCAAATCTGCTGCGCATGCGTCACTCGTCGCTGGGAAAGTCGGCGCCCTGTTTGACTGGCAACTATTTCCGCCATGAGCTCTGTGCTCCGCAAGTCCCAACCATGCCCGTTGCTGTGCCTGCGGTGCCTTCGCCTGGCCTCAATATCTCGCGATCGGGCAGCGGCATTGCGCTGTCCAAGCATCATCATTTGCATGGCGTTGTCATGCGCGGCTCTGGATCCGGCAGCGGTGCCAGTGGCTCCAGTGGTGTGGCCCATCATCGTCTCAGTCTGGTGACAAATGCAGCAGCTGTGGCCGCCGGCTCACGTGCCCATTCCCCGTATTCGGCCAGTCCGGTGGACAGTCCACGACTCAACTCGCcgatgcaatttgcatttgcgccCATTAAACGCATTGCTTCGTGTCGCGGCGTTGTCGATGGCAGACGCTGGTCAGTGGCATCGTTGCCCTCTTCGGGCTATGGAACCACGCCAGGCAGTTCCAATCTATCT TCGCAATGCTCCAGTCAGGAGGCGCTCAACCATTTGCCGCACAACATTCCGCCGGGTCAGGAGgatgccgctgccgttgccgctggCGCCTGTTGTGCGGAGCATTTGAAGCAGCATTGCCCCAAGCACTGCGCTCTCTTGCTGGCCACGCACaagccgcaacagcaacagcagcatgcCCCCAAACTCGCCCAGCTGCAGCCACAGCCATTGAAACCACCGATCGCCTGCATCAATTGCTGTGCCGAACTGAGCGCCACTTGCGgtggccatggccatggccagggtcacagcagcggcagtggcagtggcagtggcagcggtAGCGGAAACAATAGCGCCAATGCCTCAATGACATCGGTGCCAGGCAACTCTGGTGGCCGCATGTCGCCCTATTTTCGTCCACGCTCACGCTCGCTATCGAGTCCATCGCGTTCGCCTGTGGTGGACAATGAGATTGCTGTTATGAACACGCTGTACAAGGAACGCTTTCCCAAGGCCACCCAGCAGATGGAGGAGCGACTAAAGCATTTCATTAATGAGAACAAAAGCGCCGCTTGCAACAGTTTTCGTGATTCGCAACCCATCGTGCG CTTTGTGCATCATCAGGTCTTGGAGATGGCTCGTGATTGTCTGCACAAATCGGAGGCCAAGCTGATAACCGCACAGTATTTCTATGAGCTGAGCGAGAATCTAGAGCGTTTGCTGCTCGAGACAAAGGAGAAGTCACCGGAAGCTGCCGCAGAATTGAGTGGTGTCATCAAAAAGTTGCTGTTAATCATCTCGCGACCAGCGCGTTTGCTGGAATGCTTGGAATTCGATCCACAAGAGTTCTACGAACTCCTGGAGGCGGCCGAAGGACATGCCAAGGCCATGCCTGTGATTAAAGCGGATATACCGCAATACATCATTCACAAGCTGGGCCTGAATCGTGATCCCATTGCCGAGTTGCAGCAGGAGCTGCGGGAGACGCAGCAAATGTGCGCGGAGCAAGTGACGGGCGATAAGCTGCTGGAGACACAACCAGGAGCACTGCTACTCAATTCTCCGCTCACTTGTGCGGCCAAGCAACTGAGTAGTCTAACGCTGGACAGCATTACGCTGGATGCCAGCAATTCGGGTGGCAGCGGCAGTTGCACGCCACAGCCAATGTTGCCACAGCAACCGCCGCAAACGCCTGTGGCATGCGATGGCCATTCGACTCCAAGTTTTGCCTTGGCTATCAGTCAACTCAACGCATCAGCCGAGGCAACGgctgtgcaacagcaacagcagcaacaacaacagcagcaacaacaacagcagcaacaacagcagcagcagcaaccgctgCCGCATGAGAACGACTTTGACATTGCCAAACTGATCTCAAATGGCGCTTATGGTGCAGTCTATCTGGTGAAGCACAAGACGACGCGCCAGCGCTTTGCAATGAAGAAGATCAACAAGAATAATCTCATATTGCGCAATCAGGTGGAGCAAGTGTTTGCCGAGCGTGACATCTTGTCGTTTGCCGACAATCCCTTTGTGGTCAGCATGTACTGCTCCTTTGAAACGAAGAAGCATCTGTGCCTGGTCATGGAGTATGTCGAAGGCGGCGACTGCGGCACGCTGCTCAAGAACATCGGACCACTGCCAGCGGACATGGCGCGCTTCTATTTCGCCGAAACAGTATTAGCCGTGGAATATCTGCATAGCTATGGCATTGTCCATCGCGATCTCAAGCCGGACAATTTATTAATCACAGCCTTGGGCCACATCAAGCTCACCGATTTTGGTCTTTCCAAAATGGGTCTCATGTCGTTGGCCACCAATTTGTATGAAGGTTACATTGACTCGGAGACGCGGCAGTTTTCTGATAAACAG GTGTATGGCACCCCGGAGTATATTGCGCCTGAGGTGATTCTACGCCAGGGTTATGGTAAACCCGTTGATTGGTGGTCCATGGGCATCATTTTGTACGAGTTTCTTATTGGATGTGTGCCATTCTTTGGGGAAACCGCTGAGGAGCTGTTTGCGCACACTGTCAACGATGACATCGAGTGGCCCGATAGCGAGGACTGGCCAGTGCAATCGGAAGCGAAGGATATTATCAcccagctgctgcagcagaaTCCACGCGATCGTCTGGGCACTCAAACGGGTGCATTGGAAGTGAAGGAGCATGTCTATTTCCAGGGCATGGACTGGAACTCGCTGCTGCGCCAAAAGGCTGAGTTTGTGCCGCAATTGTCGCATGAGGATGACACCAGCTATTTTGATA CTCGCATGGATCGCTATAATCATGATCTGGGCGGCGAGGACACCGACGACACTGATGATACGCCTGTCATTGGCAGCTTCAACTCTTATACGCCACAATATCGCAAGCAACACTATAGCTGGTCACgtcatgccacgcccacatcgACAGATGGCTTCAAGGCGACGCCAACACTGACTACGTTGCCATCGCGTGCCCAGGAAACTGTCTCGGCATCCACAATGCTGGCGACATCATCGACGGGTGCGCTGCCCAAACTCAAGTCAACAGCTGTTGGCCAAGACTCGGGCGTAGTCAACAAGTTCTTGAATACGCCACAGTTGCGTAAGCTGGAT CTCTCATCCAGCTGTTTGAAGGTGCCGTCCACACCGGATAGCGAGTTTCTGCCGGAACTGCTGCACAATGTGACCATTGGCAATGATGCCGAGCTGCGCATGCTCAAGCATTACCTGCAACAGCCAACGACGCCGGCAGCAGTGCGTCTGCAGCAGCGTCATAGCATGCCACCGAACACCACAACGATCATTAGCACACCGGCAACGCCGCCACCACCGACTCAGTCGTCCACAGCGACGCCACAGCCTCAGACGAGCGTGAGCAGTTTCTCGCGCAGCACACCGGAGAGTTCGCAAACGGACAGCGACGACTTCTCGCCGCAGATCAATCGCAAGCGCAAGGGCGTTTGTGCACGCGATATTTTGCCACGGTTCTCCATCTCGATTGAGGATGAGACCATCAGTGCTGGCAGCTCCTCCACGGAGAACATGAACATACGTGAGCAGTCGCCATTGGCGTTGCAACATCAACCGAAGTCTATGGATGGCAGCTGTAGTAGCGGACCCTCCTCCTATGGCGTCAAGCATCATCGTTCGCGTTCGATTGTCAAGTCCGCTTCGGCCTTGGGGCTGTCTTTAATGTCGTCGCTGGATAACACTCAATTGGCAGCGCAGCTGTGTGGCATTCAGTCACCAGGCagtgctggtggtggtggcaaTGGCTCGAGCACTGCCAGCTCAAGGGATACATCACCTTGTCGTGAGCTATCGCCGCTGGTGACCAATCTCAAGCCGCCCATCATTATACGTCGCGGTCCACGTGGTTTTGGCTTCACCGTGCACACTATACGCGTGTATTATGGTGACACAGACTTCTATACCATGCACCATCTGGTCATGGCTGTCGATGAGGGCAGTCCGGCATTTGAGGCAGGACTGCGACCAGCAGATCTCATCACACATGTGAATGGCGAGGCGGTGCAGGGTTTGTTCCACACTCAGGTGTTGCAGCTGCTACTCAGCGGTGGCGAGCATGTCACCTTGAGAGCCACTCCGTTGGAGCACACGAGCATCCAGAGCGGTGGTCGAAAGCGTGATTTAATGCAGAGtaaattggccaaaaaggGTCTGAATCGCCAGAAGAAGCAGACGAAGCGGGAGCACGACAAGAAGCGCAAGACTTCGTTGTTCCGCCGCATCAGCAGTAAACGTGCCAATGCCGAGATGCAACAG TACTCGGCAGGCACCAGTTCACCCACCACGCCATCGGCGCGCAATCTCTCACCGCTGGACTCGTCGtatcacagcagcagctgctgtcagTCGGCAGCCAACTCATCCTCACAGTCCacgtcgccatcgtcgtcgtcaccCAACACGCCCACCGGTTCTAATGGCAATGgtaatggcaatggcaatggaaatAATGCCATAATTGCTGCACCTGTCGCCGCATTGAGCGTGCAACTGCCGCTGCCACCGTCCAGTCCCGTTGTCCTGCTGCCACATGTGGGCGCCGTGGTCGGAAATAGTGCCACATCTGTGGGCAATGTGCCAG TTTCGCCCACTGGTGTCGTGCCGCAGCTGTATCAGCGTCCATCAACATTGCATGGTCTGAAGCACAAATTGCATGCAGCTGCCACTGGGTCTGGTGGCACTGGAGGCTCGGGTGCAGCGGGTGGCGGCCTCAAGACACTGCACACTTCAAGCAGCAATGCATTACCTAATCGCCGCAAATCGGTTGGCCATATACCGCTATCGCCGCTAGCACGCACGCCTTCACCATCACCGTTGCCATCGTCGCCCACTCGCTCGCCATCCCCGCTGGCCTTTCCGCTGGTGGGTCATCAACCGGGCGCCTCAAATACCACACAGTCCTATAGTCCGGGCAGCACGCTGCCCACGCTGCAGACGGCGGTGAGTGCGAGTAGCAAGAAAGCGGGTTTTGCACGCACTAAATCCGCGGAGCCAAGTTCACCGTTGTTGCGACGCGCTTTGTCGCCAGATCGTTTGCATCCACGCAGTGCTGAGACAAAAATTTCGCCACTATGCTGCTCGCCGCCCATCAAACAGCAGacccagcatcagcatcaacgcGTTGTTGCTGGTACATGGCGCCCcgcagctggagcagctgcaactggaGCTGGGACcgtacagcagcagcaactacagcagTTAAGCAGCAATTCAGAGGAATCTCAAAGACAGGCAACAACGCAAGCGGTGACCGCAGTTGCATCAACAGTTGGTGGAACACCGGTTGTAGCTGATAACCAAACAACGAACAATGTGGGGGCCATACCAAGCAGCTGTGAGCTCTTGCCACGAATTGCAGAGGAGAAAGATTCGCCTACAAGTACGCAGGATAGTAGCAGTGTCTCAGAGGGCTTTATGCCGGCTATTGAAGAGTATGCGGAGGGTGAATCATCCTCATCGCCTACACAAACGTTGGAGAAGCCCTCGTCAAAAGAACAGCAGCTCGATAAAGCTAAAAAGGCCGAGATGG CCAAAAGTGATGCGTCCAAAAAATCTTCGATTACAACGACAAGGCCAGCAAGCACCAGTGCTGTTCCACTAGCTGTGGGACAACGCAAGGAGCCAACGGCCATTACAACAGCAAgcgcaacagctgcagcaaccacaacaacaacagcatctgcaacagcaacaagcgcTACTCTCACTGCGAAGCAAAAGAAGTAG
- the LOC133842397 gene encoding probable Ufm1-specific protease 2 has translation MLPKLRISSFLLKRLERVKLQCSGCLYGVFYGDGTLLLLSFNVEASVGQLNYEHIQHKFPAELDLCGFVNFGDCTDTEANLNQVISSVDITDNPIVLQCQLGTLVGMKASFRVHGKLEHVPYEVMEAPQLFNDFCFTRLKCGFFLHTLPTPEAIAREMHVLRKRVADGSLVFNVAQTKIYVSSNCGTQHKGFNSESRIEDLIAELPTPAETPSGNKKKSLATAAQQVKHNGAVGCDYDVINIDVLRCRTREPAVGDAAPQPALSVCFTQEEPSKVQVPLELEAMAILCKKTKLLRLYDVLIESICRSLRLFEQCLSERLVETQETATGAQLLTPRSYHFYPQEFGHFLSCAYLEDLGDDEPSVQEKRKRLHRQFALPATRPYFRRANQCHFQTDVADVTAVETANWTPLLNTHLGVRPSGVTDGKEYLVNGNYHYYHYLQQQVQDKGWGCAYRSLQTICSWFLLQGYTERAIPTHREIQEYLHKINDKPASFVGSSQWIGSTELSMCLQGFLNVDSKILHVASGAELSTIASELAMHFQTQGTPVMIGGGVLAHTIIGVDYCVQTGQAKFLILDPHYTGADELSTIQIKGWCGWKGMDFWDKKSYYNLCMPQRPILY, from the exons atgcttcCTAAATTGAGAATATCATCGTTTCTGCTAAAG CGACTGGAGCGTGTGAAGCTGCAGTGCAGCGGTTGTTTATATGGCGTATTCTATGGAGATGGCACTTTGCTGCTCTTGAGCTTCAATGTGGAGGCCAGCGTAGGTCAATTGAACTATGAGCACATTCAGCACAAATTCCCAGCCGAACTGGATCTGTGCGGTTTTGTCAATTTCGGCGACTGCACGGACACCGAAGCGAATCTGAATCAAGTGATTTCATCGGTGGACATCACAGATAATCCTATCGTGCTGCAATGTCAACTTGGTACGTTGGTGGGCATGAAGGCATCGTTCCGTGTACACGGCAAATTGGAGCACGTCCCCTATGAGGTCATGGAGGCGCCACAGCTTTTCAATGACTTTTGTTTTACGCGTTTGAAGTGCGGTTTCTTTTTGCACACACTGCCCACCCCGGAAGCTATTGCCAGGGAGATGCATGTGCTGCGCAAGCGTGTGGCCGATGGCAGTCTGGTCTTCAATGTGGCTCAGACCAAAATCTATGTGAGCAGCAACTGTGGCACACAGCACAAGGGCTTCAACAGTGAATCCCGCATCGAAGATCTCATTGCCGAACTTCCAACGCCAGCTGAAACACCCAGTGGCAACAAGAAGAAGTCGCTGGCTACAGCAGCACAGCAGGTGAAGCACAATGGCGCCGTGGGCTGTGACTACGATGTGATCAACATTGATGTGCTGCGATGCCGCACCCGGGAACCGGCTGTCGGAGATGCAGCTCCTCAACCAGCACTAAGCGTTTGCTTCACACAAGAGGAACCGAGCAAGGTGCAGGTGCCGTTGGAGCTAGAGGCCATGGCTATACTGTGCAAAAAGACGAAGTTATTGCGGCTCTACGATGTGCTCATCGAAAGCATCTGTCGCTCTTTGCGGCTATTCGAGCAATGTCTCAGCGAACGTCTCGTGGAGACGCAGGAAACGGCAACGGGCGCCCAGTTGTTGACGCCACGCAGCTATCATTTTTATCCTCAGGAATTTGGACACTTCCTGAGCTGTGCGTACTTGGAGGATCTGGGCGACGATGAGCCAAGTGTGCAGGAGAAACGCAAGCGTCTGCATCGTCAGTTCGCCTTGCCCGCCACACGTCCGTACTTCAGGCGCGCCAATCAATGTCACTTCCAAACTGACGTGGCTGATGTGACCGCTGTGGAGACGGCAAACTGGACGCCGCTACTTAATACGCATTTGGGTGTGCGACCCAGCGGCGTGACTGATGGCAAAGAGTATCTGGTCAATGGCAACTATCATTACTATCACTatttgcagcagcaggtgcAAGACAAGGGCTGGGGCTGTGCCTATCGCTCGCTGCAGACGATCTGCTCATGGTTCCTGCTGCAGGGCTACACGGAGCGTGCGATACCCACACATCGCGAAATACAGgaatatttgcacaaaatcAACGATAAACCAGCCTCATTTGTGGGCTCATCGCAATGGATTGGCTCCACCGAGCTAAGCATGTGTCTGCAGGGATTCCTCAATGTGGATTCGAAGATATTGCATGTGGCTTCGGGAGCAGAGCTCTCAACGATTGCCTCCGAGCTGGCGATGCATTTCCAAACGCAGGGCACACCGGTCATGATTGGTGGCGGCGTCTTGGCGCACACAATCATTGGAGTCGATTATTGTGTGCAGACGGGACAGGCTAAGTTCTTGATACTCGATCCACATTATACTGGCGCTGATGAGTTGTCCACCATTCAGATTAAAGGTTGGTGCGGCTGGAAGGGAATGGACTTTTGGGACAAGAAGAGCTATTATAATCTATGCATGCCACAACGGCCGATTCTATACTGA
- the LOC133843386 gene encoding general transcription factor IIH subunit 4, producing the protein MADTKSGRYASSSAAISPLVQGPENLECKNFQEYLRTRQTPETLEKFYHYPPICLAVFRELPEIARQFVIRILFIDQPVPQAVVSSWGAQKFAKEQAEATSCLSALNVWRVTAIPGGLAAWELSPTFKKSVRQALMGGGKPWPMTNTLDKDSKPRDIPFLDSYAMSRWRCVLHYMVGTGGRNGGSDAEAISPDAVRILLHANLMKRDERGGISITRQGFQFLLLDTRAQVWHFMLQYLETCEERGISLPECLSMLFQLSFATLGRDYSSEGMSNQMLTFLQHLREFGLVYQRKRKECRFYPTRLALNVTNKDAATATTAADEERMQERGYIVVETNYRVYAYTDSQLQVAVLGLFTELLYRFPNLVVGVLTRDAVRQALRGGITAEQIVSYLEQYAHPNMKLVESAIQSKSCLPPTVVDQIKLWEMERNRFTYTEGVVYNQFLSQNDFVTLRDYAQSINMLVWQNERTRTMVVQKNGHDDVKRYWKKYSK; encoded by the exons ATGGCCGATACAAAATCAGGCCGATACGCGAGCAGTAGTGCTGCTATATCTCCTCTGGTGCAGGGACCCGAGAATCTAGAATGCAAAAACTTTCAGGAATACCTGCGCACACGACAAACACCGGAGACATTAGAGAAATTCTATCATTATCCGCCCATTTGTTTGGCCGTCTTCCGAGAGTTGCCGGAGATTGCACGACAATTCGTAATACGCATACTATTCATCGATCAGCCAGTGCCACAGGCTGTGGTCAGTTCATGGGGCGCTCAAAAGTTTGCCAA GGAACAAGCTGAGGCTACCAGCTGCCTAAGTGCATTGAATGTCTGGCGAGTCACGGCCATACCAGGTGGCCTGGCTGCCTGGGAACTGTCGCCCACATTTAAGAAGAGCGTGCGTCAAGCGCTGATGGGTGGCGGCAAACCATGGCCCATGACTAACACGCTAGACAAGGATTCCAAACCGCGTGATATACCGTTTCTCGACTCGTATGCCATGTCCCGTTGGCGCTGCGTCCTCCACTATATGGTGGGCACCGGCGGACGCAATGGGGGCTCCGATGCCGAGGCCATTAGCCCAGATGCTGTGCGCATTTTGCTGCATGCGAATCTAATGAAGCGCGATGAACGCGGTGGCATTTCTATCACGCGGCAGGGATTTCAGTTCTTGCTGCTGGATACACGAGCACAGGTCTGGCACTTTATGTTGCAGTATTTGGAGACATGCGAGGAACGCGGCATCTCGCTGCCTGAATGCCTGTCGATGCTGTTCCAGCTTAGTTTTGCGACACTGGGACGCGATTATAGCTCGGAGGGCATGAGCAATCAAATGCTCACATTTCTACAGCATTTGCGTGAATTTGGTTTGGTCTATCAGCGCAAGCGCAAGGAGTGCCGCTTCTATCCCACCCGTCTGGCTCTGAATGTGACCAACAAGGATGCGGCCACAGCGACTACGGCAGCGGATGAAGAGCGCATGCAGGAGCGCGGCTACATTGTAGTGGAAACCAACTATCGCGTCTATGCGTACACAGACTCACAGCTGCAGGTGGCTGTGCTGGGGCTGTTCACCGAGTTGCTCTATCGTTTCCCCAATCTGGTGGTCGGCGTGCTGACACGTGATGCAGTGCGTCAGGCGCTGCGCGGCGGCATTACGGCCGAACAGATTGTCAGCTATCTGGAGCAGTATGCGCATCCCAATATGAAGCTGGTCGAGTCTGCTATCCAATCGAAATCCTGCCTACCGCCCACCGTTGTGGATCAAATCAAATTGTGGGAAATGGAACGCAATCGTTTCACCTATACCGAGGGCGTTGTCTACAATCAGTTTCTATCACAAAACGATTTTGTCACGCTGCGCGATTATGCGCAATCCATCAATATGTTGGTATGGCAAAATGAACGCACACGCACCATGGTTGTGCAGAAGAATGGACACGACGATGTCAAGCGCTATTGGAAGAAGTACTCAAAATAA